ATCTTGTGAATTATACAACTCACATAAAAATACCCtggtatttactatagtaaaattcctagattgTTTTAACAATGTTTTAACCTATAGTAAATTTTTAAAGTatactaaagtatttttgtcaTGTGGGATAAACctattactttcgttttgttgacaaaacattttttactaaAACTCTTTTTAACGATCaccgtttatttgtttttcgtCATGTTTATAAGTAACATCGTGTTTTACAGACAATTTggcatttttactttttggaTGATTTACATAGGCGATAATAGGCCTATATAGATTATTTTTGCTGTAGGGCCTAGTTCAGCTCTTGTAGAGGTTGATGTTCTTGTTAAAAGCCGGGAGAAGGAACAAAATCGCGGTCAAATACTACAACTGTTATAACTTTCcattatgtctttaaataatgTTCATGCAGTATATTGAAATGTCTCCCTTTCTATTCCTAAAAAGATTAAACTCAGTGTGTACACTTAAGTAAATCGTACGGATCAATTTTTATTCTGATTATTAAAAGCTGCAGAACTAACCTGTTTTCATGCTTACAAAATTGAAAAcggcaaaataaaatatatgatcaGAAATTATTGAAGAACATGAGAATTAAAATGTTGGTCTGATTGCTCCTGTTGATCTTAAAATGAGAAACATTCAATCTCTCTTACATTCGTCCAAGAAATATCATTTTCGTCTATTAAAATCATAACTTCTTGTTGCAGGTAATGAAATGAAGAAAACGTCcatgcattaaaataaaaaacaacagcttCAAAAACAAATACTTCTTAACACCAAACCTTTGCAAAACCATTGAAGAAAGTGTTAACTTTTTGTTattcaaaattattattaatacaatTCATAATAACAAATtcgtaaaaaatctgtattcattttattcaatttatttaattaataatgtGATATTATTCATACAGAAGGACTGACACGCCTGTGTAACTTTACAATAGTTTAAATCAATTAAAACGAAATGAGTCTTTGGGCACCTGTTAAAGAATTTACTGCATGAAACAATCCAAACAAAAGATCCAAACCAACAGCCgtcagtgtgtgtatgtgtgcttgtgtgtgtctctgtcaaATCAATGACATGTTTTCTGAAAGCATGTTTGACAAGATATGTTCATCATAGATCTTATTGTGGAGACTTTGAGTTCAAAGTTCTTTTATTTTCGTTATTGTGTTTTCTCTAACACAGAGGTCATAAGATGCTGTTTCTCCTTTCCTGTAGCTCCTCTGCATTTCACTAACAAGGTAACAGCAGAGTAAAAAAATTACTCAttgtaataaataatgacaagaATAAAACAATCATTTATATACTTGAAACATACAGTGTActataaatgcaacaaaaaaaaacgcaattcatatttatatgtattaatattttCTCTGTTACAATTTACAAAGATAAAGCTGACTGCCGTCGACATGGCATTATTCCAAATCCTCAGACAATTAAACTTAACACTGAGGAGTTTAAACGTATTTTAACGGTGTGGTGTAagtgaattatattttaaatacgcACAAGCCACAGCGAATATTAGCACACCAAGCATGAGGTTTATTTCCAGTTTTGACTATAATGCCATATTTACATGCAGTGAAGCCAAgctaacaaaaataataaacctaTTTAATACTGATTTTTTTCAGATACCAATTTTGAAGGATCTTCTGGACATGCGTGGTTAATGTGGTTTGCGTGTGCGCTCTGGATAAAAACATGACGCGCACGATGACTCCCATACGAATCCTACAAAGAAACCCCTCCGAACAGCATTTCTGACACCACGATCCTGTTTAACCTCCAAGAGTAAAAACACAGACTTACCAAAAGCTGTAGGATGACTGAAGGCGAAGGCAAAGCATCCGGGTCGCTCGGAACAGATGCAGCGCAGAGCGCAAACTGATGGCCACTAACGGCACACACCATCATGGGGTCCGAGGCGCATTGATTCTGATCAATAGAGCTGCACTTACACAGCAGATGGCCTGAGAGGGGACAGAAACGAGCGAAGACAAGGCGAAAAATACTGTCCCAATCGAACAGGCACTCGGGCCGCCTTAAGCGTAAAAGAAATACGGTGAATTATAATACACTCAACTGTAATTCATTCACATTGTCCACGTGCTTAATCCATTCAGACGAACAAAAGGTAAATTAATCCAATCACTTATTAATCTTCGGCCAGACACAAGGTTTTTATTCCTGTAGGCCTCtaataatgcatttatttcagtttcaatgttttgtgaaaaaattacagttttgGGACTTAAAGCATTGAATTTAATTCGAATGTTGAAATTAGATGCATTTCAAATCACCAAATGGATCgttgaattattttaaaatacagtgtAAAGTGATAATGTTGATAAATATTGTTTGATACAGACTTAGGAAAAAGTTTCTTGTCTCGGTTTGTGATTAACTGAAATATTGGCCATGCAGGCAGGTTAACAGGCACGCGTATGGTCAATTAAAATAGTATCactgccatttaaaaaaaaagaattaacaCTGAGTGTTTATATTTTTGAATTGCATCTAAAATGAAACCATCTTCCATGTTGTgtccgtgtatgtgtgtgtgtgtgtgtgtgtgtttctctctctctttcagataTCGATTTTCTTTGACATGAATAAGGGTCTTTTCCAGCCTGTGATTCTTCGCTTTAGAAAGGAGCAGCAGCACAAAAGCTCTTAAAGAACATCAGAGCAGGAATCAAACTTTTGTGTATCCGTCACTGAATTTACCCCAGTCGCGTGGCAGGTACACGCACTTTTCCTCCAATTTGTGATTTCGGCAGCTGAAAAGGCGAAAAGGGGCCCGTGGAGGACAAGAGCCCCCAGCACCTCCTGCTCCTCCTCTGACAGCTGATCAAAAGAAAAATGGGTCACGCTTTTCAGACTTCTGTCGCTCATCCTTAATTACAGTCTCTTTAAACAAAAGCAACATCTGCGCGAGCTCCAAACAAAATAGCAACTCTAAAGTAAACGGCATACGAGAAATCTGCTACTTTTGAAACAGTTTAAGCTGCGTCTTTTCACTGTCCCGAGCGCTTGAAAGAAATGGATTGATCAATTAAGACCACATGCTAAAAATCTCTCGTCATCTGTTCTTATCGCACATGGCCATGGTTtctttagaaaaaataaatgaacactgtaagtgtgtgttttgGGACAGAAAAGTGTTCTTTTTCATGTGAAAGGAATGTACCAAATTAATATGAAAAcatgatgattttttttgtattttgtgtttacaagacattattataaaataaatatgcataatTAATCATTTGAATACGAATGTAAATTCGAGGATTCGCACAAAAAACCTGTATGTTTAGCTGTTGGTTTGTTGATATTCGTGTGATGTGTTTTTTAGGGAGGATAAAGTGGACAATGAAGCGCTTTGGAATGACAGTCAACgggacgcgcacgcacgcacgcacgcacgcacgcacgcacgcacgcacgcacgcacgcacgcacgcacgccgtCATCTGACGTGAGATTCCAGATGCAAAGCCTGCGCACAAATCTCGACCGGTCCTGACATCGCCAAGCGTCCCCGGTGAACCATCGACGATTGGTCAGAGGCGCGTACGCGCGGCGCCAGACTTCCATCGCATTGGGCGAGGGCGACGTCGATCAAGGCGCAATCTCCTCCCCTTTCAGCAGGGTCGGGTGCTAGCGGAGCAAGCCCACCCCGAGCACCTCCAGCTGGCCAAACAGAAGACGCAGGAGGAGTAGAGGGCTCGGACATGGGGAGGAGGAATCAGCACTGGCCCGTCTGATAGAGATcggtgttttctttttttcttttatttatttggggtAAAAACCGAGAGGCCTTAGAGAAGCGAACGAacggagaggagaggagaaccCATCCCTTGCACAAAGCTCGAAATAAATCAATGGACTGAATGAAGACCGCATATGACGCCTATCGATGCCTGGCCAAGGATTTGGATGCGTACGCCATGAACCCAGAGATGACAATGGACATTGGCACTCTACACGGCGGATTAAGCCACGAGCAGGACTTGATGGGCAGCCACAGCTCGCATCACAATCGTAACGCGCCGGGGGCTTCTTTGCGGATACACCAGGACCTGAGCGTGGCATCGTCGCGCTCCGCCATGGTGTCCAGTATGGCATCGATTCTAGACGGCGCCGGAGGAGAGTACCGTCCGGAGCTGTCTCTGCCGCTCCATCACGCCATGAGCATGCCGTGCGACACGTCCCCGCCCGGGATGAGCGGTACATACACCACGCTGACCCCGCTCCAGTCGTTACCGCCTATCTCCACGGTGTCCGACAAATTTCACCATCCgcatcaccaccaccaccatcacCACCACCATCAGCGTCTCTCTGGGAACGTGAGCGGGAGTTTCACTCTCATGCGGGACGAGAGAGCTCTACCGGCCATGAACAACCTCTACAGTCCCTACCACAAAGACATGAGCGGGATGGGTCAGAGCTTGTCCCCGCTGGCCAGCAGTCCGCTCGGCAACGGCTTGGGCTCCATCCACAACGCCCAGCAGACGCTCCACAACTACGGAGCGCACGGGCACGACAAGATGCTGAGCTCCAACTTTGACGCCCACACTGCCATGTTGGCCAGAGGGGACCAGCACCTCTCCAGAGGCCTCGGTGGCCCCGCGGCGGGCATGATGCCCCATTTGAACGGAATGCACCACGGCGGGCATCCGAGCCACCCTCAATCCCACGGACCCGTGTTGGCTTCCGGCCGGGACAGGCcgccctcctcctcctcctcgtcGCTGACTCCGGGCGCCGGCTCGGGACAGCTCGAGGAGATCAACACCAAAGAAGTGGCTCAGCGCATCACGGCCGAGCTGAAGCGCTACAGCATCCCGCAGGCCATCTTCGCGCAGCGGGTCCTGTGCCGTTCGCAGGGAACCTTGTCGGACCTGCTGCGCAACCCCAAACCCTGGAGTAAACTCAAGTCGGGACGGGAGACGTTTCGGAGGATGTGGAAATGGTTACAGGAGCCCGAGTTCCAGAGGATGTCGGCCCTTCGGCTTGCAGGTAAGACAAGGTATCtgctttttttttaacaattcccCGACTGAACGCGCTTTGCTGTACTGCCAATGTTTATTTCGCACGTATTGATTCGTATTGATTTACAATGACGATCGATGTATGGCcttttacaacaacaacatttttgcATGTATTGTATTTGCGTAAACCACAATCAACATGCAGTGTTTCAGAAGTGGGCTTTTGTGTTTGATTCAAGTTTTTATTACTCAATATTCATTGTGCGCCATATAGTGTTGAGTGCAAACAAACTCGCTTTCATTTACACCCAGAGCTGCGCATCATGATTTTAGTGTTGATATTTGCTACTTTTAAATATATCCTTTTTCTGTCGTTCAAATATATACTGTTTATATTCTGCTTGGTGTGCAGCTATTGTTACCATCACACACGGTGATAGGCTTTGCTTTAATTTTTTTCGCTATGATTTAAGCTGACATGTCGTGTGGAATGCAATGGAAGAGGagttttgttgtgtgtgtgtgttaaagaaaGGCGCTGAATAGGGATGTGTCGGTAATGACTGTTGTTCCCCATCAAACTGCCCTCCTGCCCCTCTACAACACGCGTGTTGCCCCCTCTAGCGATGGTTAGCGCAGGCTCTTTTTTCCTTTGTTCAGCTGAAGAAAACGCAGGGTCTGAATTTACCTTTAACACATGGGCTCGGTTTGGATCTGCTGTCGTTGCGTCGAGTGTTTATAGGTGTCAGAAACTGTGTCGCTTTGTTGAATAGGATCCTATCagtgcattaaaataaaagcttGGTGCGCATCGATTTTTAATTTGTAGGTTGATGCACAATTGTTCACTGAAATAATGGACAGCACTGATGTCTCGTGCGCGTCGGCCAACAAAACGCCTAGCATGAAATCTATGCGTTAACACATCAGCTGGTTTATTTATAGGCTATTTATTGAATGTATATGTGTAAATACTATTGGATATTATCCTTCTATACAAAACCATCCAAACTGTATTCGTATAACAATTTTAATTTGCATGAAGAAGATTTGCATTTAGAAAAGGTGAAATAGAGAAATTAGAGAAAAGTAGATTTTATGTTGTGGATTCTGCAAAGTGTAAATGATTTTGCTCGTCACGTaccaaaacattgttttgtgaaTGTCATTGATGATCTACCAACATATGCTCAATACATCCCGTTCATAAAATGTTGTGTAAGAGGCAACCAGCAGTGCTTTAAGATGATAGACGTGTTTACTTCGTAAAGAAATTCATGTGGATATGATAGGGATATTTGGAGTATTTTTAGCAGCGTCGGTGCAGAAGCTCAGTGGACGTTTAGAGATGGTGCTGTAGGAGCTTTAATGCGGTGTCCCTGCAGGGTTCCAGTCTCACAGATGGCTTTGGGTTGGGGGGGTATTATGTGATCTGCAGGGGAATTGAAAAGAAGAACAGAGGCCGCAGCGACTCCATGAATTATTGATAGAAATCTCTGCGTGACCCTCAGCTCGACGCGCAAAACGTCACCTTGTCTTGGGTTAAACAGGCAGAGATGTGCGGCCCAGCACCTGGCTTTTGTTCAAGCCTTTGCCAGCGTTTTCAAAGAGAGAAACCCGACATAAAAGATAGAGCAACTGCACATTATGACATCATACCATCATGAATGACATCATGGTTTGAACTAGACGGAAGAATTTTGTCATTGCTGTATTGACGTCATTTGCTGCCATATCTTATAAGAGTCATAGAATGTGTAATGTCAAGCAATACGTGCACATCAGTGTATGAAAGCGGACTGACCGTATACTGTAAATTCAGCAAAGATAATGTGGCCATTACGATCATGAAACAACGCTTATTAGAATTTCATTTCATGTTCATTCGAAGAGCAACAAAGGAATATGGTGCCagagaaaaaatatttctgCACTATTTCTAGGTCACTGGAATATGggatttatttacatgtaatgTCACAGTCACTATGATGCCTCTTATTGAtcagattttctttctttcacaagATGCTCTTTAAAACGCTTTCAAATCGAGAACACTCACAAATCTGTGGAGTCAAATTATTTTACTCCTATTTTTTACTTCTCCTCTGAGACATCTGAGAAACCTTTAatagagcaacatctgagcaatgaCATTTTCTTCCGGGAACTAAAACACATGCTATTATTAGCCGTAAAAAAAGACATCTTTTTTCTTTCAATTTTCATGCCGATAATGAACTTTTAATACAATTGTTTTATATTAGAAAAGAATGCAAAACATGTTTAGTGACTTTTGAACCCGACTGTATACTTATgcgtgaaaaaaacaaaaacttctcttaaagggacagttcacctaaaaatgaaaagtcctttatcatttattcaacctcatgtcatgtcaaacctatataaattctttcctctgcagaacacaaaagaagatatttttaagaatgtttattatcaaacaacactgaccctcatagacttccattatatgaacacaaaaccaccgagacatttctcacaatatcttctgttgtgtccCACTGAAGAAaccacatgagagtgaataaatgatgacagattttctaTTTGAGAAAATAAATGGCTAAAAAATGAAGCATTTTATAATATTAGTAAATGCCATCTGAAATGATGGCTGTGTTTAGAAAGCGCAGCACCTGATATTCCAGAAGAAAACAAGCTTGTCTTTGTGCTATTCATTTAGTCAAATGAAAGGTGACGTTTGACTGGACCTCATTGGAGTCACGGCGCACAAGCAATCACTGCTGTCCGGTGCGGACAAACAACTTTATTAAGGAAATGATCAAAAGGGACAAGAGCTGTTATACGAGTGAGGGACTGATTGAAAAACAGGCCGGTGCAGGGGACTCGTGTGTCCAGACCCTAAATAAGATCAATAAATATACCTCTGAACCACGCTGACAGGCCGCCTCTTTCTGGATTCGGGCTGTCAAGGCCGCGGTTTCGGTTTAAATTAGGGCAGGGCAGTCAAGCAAAAATATGAACTATAACCGTCCAAACATCACAAATGAcgcttttttttctaaatgaacGCATTTTCCTCACAGATTATATAATCAGCTTTACAATGTAAGGAGAAAAGAAATAGACACATTTCACATCAATTAAGAGCATCTCAGTATTTGTTATGTCACCTGGTGTTCTTCAGCAGTCAGGACCATGTGCTGTAAAGACATTTAGATTTTCAAAGAGCTGAAAGGAACAAAAAGGAACAAAAAGGAACAATATGACTATTGGTGGTGCAGCTAACTCAGCACCTCACAGCTGATGGGTATTTCCGTTCTGTCGTCCAGCAACGCGTGCGATGCGTTACGCGTGTTATGTCACTTTCTCAAACAAATATGTGTTGCCGAACGGCGGCGGATCGATGCGGGTAATCTCTTAAAGATTAAAAGGGCATTAATGCTGGCAACAATAACATAAACGTGTGCACCCGATGCGCATTGATCTGGAACCCGATCCGGACTTGTTCCAGTAAAGCTGACGCTGGAGGAACGTTCCCAGCACCCGACTGACTCCTGCTGATCTATTCTGAGCCGGGCTGTTTCAGAGGAGAATTCAAACCCTTGGACAACCAAGCGCAGATGTTTTCAGGTGAATTTCAGGGAATCTCTCTTAGCCGTGTGTGGAAAGAGAGGCGGCCGGTGACCTTGAGACGCTGCGCAGCGCCGGAGAGGACAGAGCTTGATCATTCTAATGGCTTTGAGGAACCTTTTAGTGATGAGATTCTCTTAACCCAATAACACACCAGAAGAGACTGAAATCATCTCAGAAATATGATTAAGACAAGCGGGAGAAAACCGGCACTATTCTGAATCTACATGACAAAAGTGCTCGAACActaaattatacaaaaatgcACTGTTATTATTGATCAAATGATGCATTTCAGAGTTTAATAGACTGTTCAGATCAATATTAGATATTTATCAAAATATTGGTTTCAAAGAAAATAACAGTTATTGGATTTCACAGCTTTTAACGCATAGAAATCtttgagaagagatgtgtcaaactgagctcagattcgtctcgtctgcaatcaaacgtCAATATTAATGAAGATctcaacatttctcatcacatttactcaaatccagatcgacgttcatttacacctccagactctctTTTCATTTCTCTGCGGGTGTAATCTCAAGAGAAACATCTGTAGATAGATGTCTGTGTTTCGCTTCAGATGTCAACAGCAGTGAAGGGTTGTTTTTCTCTAGTGATAGGGTTATCTGTGTTGGCTCCGAATGTCTTGTGATTTGGGGGTTTGCTGTCAGCACACTTCATCTCGAGCAAAGGGCAAAGTTTTTGCTCTCCCGGCATCACGAAACTGCCGTCGGCATCA
The Triplophysa rosa linkage group LG19, Trosa_1v2, whole genome shotgun sequence genome window above contains:
- the onecut2 gene encoding one cut domain family member 2 isoform X2, with amino-acid sequence MKTAYDAYRCLAKDLDAYAMNPEMTMDIGTLHGGLSHEQDLMGSHSSHHNRNAPGASLRIHQDLSVASSRSAMVSSMASILDGAGGEYRPELSLPLHHAMSMPCDTSPPGMSGTYTTLTPLQSLPPISTVSDKFHHPHHHHHHHHHHQRLSGNVSGSFTLMRDERALPAMNNLYSPYHKDMSGMGQSLSPLASSPLGNGLGSIHNAQQTLHNYGAHGHDKMLSSNFDAHTAMLARGDQHLSRGLGGPAAGMMPHLNGMHHGGHPSHPQSHGPVLASGRDRPPSSSSSSLTPGAGSGQLEEINTKEVAQRITAELKRYSIPQAIFAQRVLCRSQGTLSDLLRNPKPWSKLKSGRETFRRMWKWLQEPEFQRMSALRLAGKTSVQTKGAGSQQRQKQYTKEIAAGLHRPAAENTSGHL
- the onecut2 gene encoding one cut domain family member 2 isoform X1, with product MKTAYDAYRCLAKDLDAYAMNPEMTMDIGTLHGGLSHEQDLMGSHSSHHNRNAPGASLRIHQDLSVASSRSAMVSSMASILDGAGGEYRPELSLPLHHAMSMPCDTSPPGMSGTYTTLTPLQSLPPISTVSDKFHHPHHHHHHHHHHQRLSGNVSGSFTLMRDERALPAMNNLYSPYHKDMSGMGQSLSPLASSPLGNGLGSIHNAQQTLHNYGAHGHDKMLSSNFDAHTAMLARGDQHLSRGLGGPAAGMMPHLNGMHHGGHPSHPQSHGPVLASGRDRPPSSSSSSLTPGAGSGQLEEINTKEVAQRITAELKRYSIPQAIFAQRVLCRSQGTLSDLLRNPKPWSKLKSGRETFRRMWKWLQEPEFQRMSALRLAACKRKEQDPSKDRSNTPKKSRLVFTDLQRRTLLAIFKENKRPSKEMQLTISQQLGLEHSTVSNFFMNARRRSLDKWLDEGCPGNTSTSSTCTKA